Proteins encoded together in one Streptomyces umbrinus window:
- a CDS encoding DUF397 domain-containing protein, producing MPELTWQKSSYSAEAANCVYVAATSVGAIHLRESDEPEVILSTTRDRMSALIRTLKTNPSIRSA from the coding sequence ATGCCCGAACTCACCTGGCAGAAGTCGTCGTACAGCGCCGAAGCGGCTAACTGCGTCTACGTGGCGGCTACTTCTGTGGGAGCGATCCACCTCCGCGAGAGCGACGAACCTGAGGTCATCCTCTCGACCACACGCGATCGCATGAGCGCACTCATACGCACCCTGAAAACGAACCCTTCCATACGCAGCGCCTGA
- a CDS encoding ATP-binding protein: protein MVTVAPPDTWTYALRLPYDPRAARVARMTVRAALNGHGMAEVLDAVELLTSELVTNAYRHTRGPASLRLTALGDGRLRVGVWDSSPHIPAPFDKPPCDRVPPAPAGAEGGRGLFLVQQCASSWGGWPLGGDLLGRGAGKLLWFEVGGLGCRSW from the coding sequence ATGGTCACCGTAGCCCCGCCCGATACCTGGACGTACGCCCTTCGCCTGCCCTATGACCCCCGTGCCGCACGCGTCGCACGTATGACCGTGCGGGCCGCGCTGAACGGGCATGGAATGGCCGAAGTCCTCGACGCGGTCGAGCTGTTGACGTCCGAGTTGGTCACCAATGCGTACCGGCACACGAGAGGGCCGGCTTCCCTGCGGCTGACCGCGTTGGGGGACGGGCGGTTGCGGGTGGGGGTGTGGGACAGCAGTCCGCACATTCCGGCGCCCTTCGACAAGCCTCCCTGTGATCGGGTCCCGCCCGCCCCGGCGGGCGCCGAAGGGGGACGCGGGCTGTTCCTCGTGCAGCAGTGCGCGAGTTCGTGGGGCGGCTGGCCGCTCGGTGGCGATCTGCTCGGGCGCGGCGCCGGAAAGCTGCTGTGGTTCGAGGTCGGAGGGCTGGGATGTCGCAGTTGGTAG
- a CDS encoding LysR family transcriptional regulator has protein sequence MPAHLDPRLLRAFLAVAEDLHFTRAAARLYVAQQALSRDIRRLERELGATLFVRTTRQVTLTLDGERLLPYARRALAAQDELLSAFGRPDAERPLLVDVNSPGLVSGRVLALARELAPDCELMTRFESGLTGAAAELLAGRLDASFGRFAGLDPAVRARLEQQPVRYEPMAVVLPEDHRLAGLDAIPLDALAGEQVYAGAGNPRTLEWTDLARQLFEGRGIEVAAPAPLAVGTEEFQRIMAKKRNPVLAVMDFPAMPKSVLRPLVDPVPLSPVSLVWRKGLMHRGVKALRTAAARLAGAEGWLERPPEGWIPATDALIMMSRA, from the coding sequence ATGCCCGCCCACCTCGATCCCCGCCTGCTGCGCGCCTTCCTCGCGGTAGCCGAGGACCTGCACTTCACACGTGCGGCCGCCCGGCTGTACGTCGCCCAGCAGGCCCTCAGCCGTGACATCCGGCGGCTGGAGCGGGAGTTGGGCGCCACCCTCTTCGTACGCACCACCCGGCAGGTGACGCTCACCCTCGACGGCGAGCGGCTGCTGCCCTACGCGCGGCGGGCGCTGGCGGCGCAGGACGAGCTGCTCTCCGCCTTCGGGCGGCCGGACGCCGAGCGGCCGCTGCTCGTGGACGTGAACAGCCCCGGGCTGGTCTCCGGGCGTGTCCTGGCCCTGGCCCGTGAACTCGCTCCGGACTGCGAGCTGATGACCCGCTTCGAGAGCGGCCTCACCGGCGCAGCCGCCGAACTGCTCGCCGGGCGGCTCGACGCGTCCTTCGGGCGGTTCGCGGGCCTGGACCCGGCGGTCCGCGCCCGCCTGGAACAGCAGCCCGTGCGGTACGAGCCCATGGCCGTGGTGCTGCCGGAGGACCACCGGCTGGCCGGATTGGATGCCATACCGCTCGACGCGCTGGCGGGCGAGCAGGTGTACGCCGGAGCCGGGAATCCCCGGACGCTGGAGTGGACCGACCTCGCCCGTCAGCTTTTCGAGGGACGAGGCATCGAGGTCGCGGCGCCGGCACCGCTCGCCGTCGGCACCGAGGAGTTCCAGAGGATCATGGCCAAGAAACGAAACCCCGTCCTGGCCGTGATGGATTTTCCGGCCATGCCCAAATCCGTCCTCCGGCCCCTCGTTGACCCCGTACCGCTGTCACCAGTATCGCTGGTGTGGCGGAAGGGACTGATGCATCGTGGAGTGAAGGCGTTGCGCACTGCGGCGGCGCGACTTGCGGGGGCGGAAGGGTGGCTGGAGCGTCCTCCGGAGGGTTGGATTCCGGCCACAGATGCACTCATCATGATGAGCCGGGCCTGA
- a CDS encoding glycosyltransferase translates to MAPRTSRRGAERGAVRRRRLPMRYLLPSLILVALMAMLMLRGFVHSEILADHRVQSPAASDRVPKEILEGGPVIDTRDGREDSVNIPDRKLVLTFDDGPDPEWTPKVLDVLKRHDAHAVFFITGTMASRYPDLVQRMVDEGHEIGLHTFNHPDLSLQSKSRVDWELSQNQLALAGAAGIRTSLFRPPYSSFAGEMDNKSWPVTEYIGSRGYITIVNNTDSEDWRRPGVEKIISNATPKGGKGAVVLMHDSGGDRSQTVAALDRFISGLQDDGYRFDTLTAALKVPSAHTEVAGLDLWKGKAWVVAVQASENTTSVLVVGLAIIGALVIARFGLMLLLSVLHARKVRRRGFSWGRPITEPVSVLVPAYNEAKCIEQTVHSLVASDHPIEVIVIDDGSSDGTARIVENLRLPNVRVVRQLNAGKPAALNRGVANARYDLIVMMDGDTVFESATVRELVQPFGDPSVGAVAGNAKVGNRDSLIGAWQHIEYVMGFNLDRRMYDMLNCMPTIPGAVGAFRRSALKRVGGMSDDTLAEDTDITIAMHRDGWRVVYAENARAWTEAPESVQQLWSQRYRWSYGTMQAIWKHRRAVIERGPSGRFGRVGMPLVSLFMILAPLLAPLIDVFLLYGLVFGPTEQTILAWFGVLAVQAICAAYAFRLDKERMTHLLSLPLQQILYRQLMYVVLLQSWITALTGGRLRWQKLRRTGAVGLPGAAGPSGGAAQQPEMDRRPVG, encoded by the coding sequence ATGGCACCCCGCACCAGCCGCCGCGGCGCAGAGCGGGGCGCCGTCCGGCGCCGACGCCTGCCCATGCGCTATCTACTGCCCTCGCTCATCCTCGTCGCCCTGATGGCGATGCTGATGCTGCGCGGCTTCGTCCACAGCGAGATCCTCGCCGACCACCGCGTCCAGTCGCCGGCCGCCTCCGACCGGGTTCCCAAGGAGATCCTGGAGGGCGGCCCGGTGATCGACACCCGGGACGGCCGCGAGGACAGTGTGAACATCCCGGACCGCAAGCTGGTCCTGACCTTCGACGACGGCCCGGACCCCGAGTGGACGCCCAAGGTGCTCGACGTGCTCAAGAGGCACGACGCGCACGCCGTCTTCTTCATCACCGGCACCATGGCCTCGCGCTACCCCGACCTCGTCCAGCGCATGGTCGACGAGGGCCACGAGATCGGTCTGCACACCTTCAACCACCCCGACCTCTCGCTCCAGTCCAAGAGCCGGGTCGACTGGGAGCTGTCCCAGAACCAGCTCGCGCTGGCGGGCGCGGCCGGCATCCGGACCTCTCTCTTCCGGCCGCCGTACTCGTCGTTCGCGGGCGAGATGGACAACAAGTCGTGGCCGGTGACCGAGTACATCGGCAGCCGCGGCTACATCACGATCGTCAACAACACCGACAGCGAGGACTGGCGCAGGCCGGGCGTCGAGAAGATCATCAGCAACGCCACACCCAAGGGCGGCAAGGGCGCCGTCGTGCTGATGCACGACTCCGGCGGCGACCGCTCGCAGACCGTGGCCGCGCTCGACCGGTTCATCTCCGGACTCCAGGACGACGGCTACCGCTTCGACACGCTCACCGCCGCCCTGAAGGTGCCCAGCGCGCACACCGAGGTCGCCGGCCTCGACCTGTGGAAGGGCAAGGCGTGGGTCGTGGCGGTCCAGGCCTCCGAGAACACGACCTCCGTGCTGGTCGTCGGTCTCGCCATCATCGGTGCCCTCGTCATCGCCCGCTTCGGGCTGATGCTGCTGCTCTCCGTCCTGCACGCGCGCAAGGTCCGCCGCCGCGGCTTCAGTTGGGGCCGGCCGATCACCGAGCCGGTCTCCGTCCTGGTGCCCGCCTACAACGAGGCGAAGTGCATCGAGCAGACGGTCCACTCGCTCGTGGCGAGCGATCACCCCATCGAGGTGATCGTCATCGACGACGGGTCGAGCGACGGCACCGCGCGCATCGTCGAGAACCTGCGCCTGCCGAACGTACGCGTCGTGCGCCAGCTCAACGCGGGCAAGCCCGCCGCCCTCAACAGGGGTGTGGCGAACGCCCGTTACGACCTCATCGTGATGATGGACGGCGACACCGTCTTCGAATCGGCCACCGTCCGCGAGCTGGTCCAGCCCTTCGGCGACCCGAGCGTCGGCGCCGTCGCGGGCAACGCGAAGGTCGGCAACCGCGACTCGCTGATCGGTGCCTGGCAGCACATCGAGTACGTGATGGGCTTCAACCTCGACCGCCGTATGTACGACATGCTCAACTGCATGCCGACCATCCCGGGCGCGGTCGGCGCGTTCCGTCGCTCCGCGCTCAAGCGCGTCGGCGGCATGAGCGACGACACGCTCGCCGAGGACACCGACATCACCATCGCGATGCACCGCGACGGCTGGCGGGTCGTGTACGCGGAGAACGCCCGCGCCTGGACCGAGGCCCCGGAGTCCGTCCAGCAACTGTGGTCCCAGCGCTACCGCTGGTCGTACGGCACCATGCAGGCGATCTGGAAGCACCGCAGGGCGGTCATCGAACGCGGCCCGTCGGGCCGCTTCGGCCGCGTGGGCATGCCCCTCGTCTCCCTCTTCATGATCCTGGCCCCGCTGCTGGCCCCGCTGATCGACGTATTCCTTCTCTACGGGCTGGTGTTCGGCCCCACCGAGCAGACGATCCTCGCCTGGTTCGGCGTCCTGGCGGTCCAGGCGATCTGCGCGGCGTACGCGTTCCGCCTCGACAAGGAACGCATGACCCACCTCCTCTCCCTCCCGCTCCAACAGATCCTGTACCGCCAGCTCATGTACGTCGTGCTGCTCCAGTCCTGGATCACCGCCCTGACCGGCGGCCGACTGCGCTGGCAGAAGCTCCGGCGCACGGGCGCGGTCGGGCTTCCCGGCGCCGCGGGCCCGAGCGGCGGCGCCGCGCAACAGCCGGAGATGGACCGGAGGCCGGTCGGATGA
- a CDS encoding helix-turn-helix domain-containing protein: MPPTTTPTLRQRRMGAELRKLRERAGLTVTGAATLLGVNQGRVSMIETGRSSLSADRVRALARSYDCADEQLVDAIATMTGRRARGWWEEYRDVLPSNLLDLAELEHHATALRVAVTIHMPGLLQTTEHARAVMREAVPSLRSYEIEHRVSHRVKRQAVLFEGIATPYTAIVHEAALRMGFGGPEISRAQLDYLLEMSEQPTITILVIPFGEAGFPASGQPITCAVGPVPGLDTVVLDTDHGCEFLDAEAQLERYRSVLDRMESRALPAPKSLDLIQRIAQDL, translated from the coding sequence TTGCCGCCCACCACCACCCCGACTCTGCGCCAGCGGCGAATGGGCGCCGAACTCCGCAAACTTCGTGAGCGGGCCGGGCTGACCGTCACCGGCGCCGCCACGCTGCTCGGCGTCAACCAGGGACGCGTCAGCATGATCGAGACCGGCCGCAGCTCCCTCAGCGCCGACCGCGTCCGCGCCCTGGCACGCTCGTACGATTGCGCGGACGAACAACTCGTCGACGCCATCGCCACCATGACTGGCCGACGGGCCCGCGGCTGGTGGGAGGAATACCGCGACGTGCTCCCCTCCAACTTGCTGGACCTGGCCGAACTGGAGCACCACGCCACCGCGCTCCGGGTGGCTGTCACGATCCACATGCCCGGTCTGCTGCAGACCACAGAGCATGCCCGCGCGGTCATGCGTGAGGCGGTTCCATCGCTACGGTCATACGAGATCGAGCACCGCGTCTCGCACCGCGTGAAGCGCCAAGCCGTCCTCTTCGAGGGAATCGCGACCCCGTACACGGCCATCGTGCACGAGGCAGCGCTGCGGATGGGATTCGGCGGACCTGAGATCAGTCGGGCGCAACTCGACTACCTGCTGGAGATGAGCGAACAACCCACGATCACCATCCTGGTGATCCCCTTTGGGGAAGCGGGATTCCCTGCATCCGGCCAGCCCATCACCTGCGCTGTCGGTCCTGTGCCAGGGCTCGACACCGTCGTCCTGGACACCGACCACGGCTGCGAATTCCTCGACGCCGAAGCACAGTTGGAGCGCTACCGCTCCGTCCTGGACCGTATGGAATCGCGGGCCCTGCCTGCGCCGAAGTCCCTAGATCTCATCCAGCGCATCGCGCAAGACCTCTGA
- a CDS encoding IS110 family transposase, whose amino-acid sequence MNDELAEGYVPEIWAGVDIGKTHHHCVVIDTEGKRLLSRRVANDESELLALISDVLEISREVLWAVDLNHGGAALLIGLLVSHGQPVAYLTGLAVHRASATYKGGEGKTDAKDAFVIADQARVRRDLGLLRPGDEIAVDLRTLTTRRLDAVFDRTRQINRLRAQLLEIFPALERALELTNRGPVMLLTGYQTPAGIRRAGASRIGTWLKNRKVRGAATLAKTAVEAAQAQQTALPGEKLAAAMVVRLAKGVMALDEEIAELDALIEARFREHPHAEVIRSLPGMGTKLAAEFIAATGGDMDAFGSSDRLAGFAGLAPRPRDSGRVSGNLRRPRRYHRGLLRTMYLSAMVSLQCCPVSKAFYDRKRSEGKGHKQALLALARRRLNVLWAMIRDGKQFHASPPVTLAA is encoded by the coding sequence ATGAACGACGAGCTGGCGGAGGGATACGTGCCCGAGATCTGGGCCGGAGTGGACATCGGCAAGACGCACCACCACTGCGTGGTCATCGATACGGAGGGCAAGCGCCTGCTGTCCCGCCGGGTCGCGAACGACGAGAGCGAGCTCCTCGCCCTGATCAGCGATGTCCTGGAGATATCCCGGGAGGTGCTGTGGGCCGTCGACCTCAACCACGGCGGTGCCGCGCTGCTGATCGGCCTGCTGGTCAGCCACGGCCAGCCGGTCGCTTACCTCACCGGCCTGGCGGTCCACCGGGCCTCGGCCACCTACAAGGGCGGCGAGGGAAAGACCGACGCGAAGGACGCCTTCGTCATCGCAGACCAGGCCCGCGTCCGCCGCGACCTCGGCCTGCTGCGGCCCGGCGATGAGATCGCCGTGGACCTGCGCACCCTGACCACCCGCCGCCTGGACGCGGTCTTCGACCGGACCCGGCAGATCAACCGGCTCCGGGCCCAACTGCTGGAGATCTTCCCCGCGTTGGAGCGGGCCCTGGAACTGACGAACCGGGGGCCGGTGATGCTGCTGACCGGATACCAGACCCCGGCCGGGATCCGCCGGGCTGGAGCGAGCCGGATCGGGACCTGGCTGAAGAACCGCAAAGTCCGCGGCGCCGCCACACTGGCCAAGACGGCCGTGGAAGCCGCCCAGGCCCAACAGACCGCGCTGCCCGGCGAGAAGCTGGCCGCCGCCATGGTGGTCCGCCTCGCGAAGGGGGTGATGGCCCTCGATGAGGAGATCGCCGAGCTCGACGCCCTGATCGAGGCCCGGTTTCGCGAGCATCCGCACGCCGAAGTGATCCGCAGCCTGCCCGGCATGGGCACGAAACTCGCGGCCGAGTTCATTGCCGCCACCGGTGGCGACATGGACGCCTTCGGCAGCTCGGACCGCCTGGCCGGCTTCGCCGGCCTGGCCCCCAGGCCGCGCGACTCCGGGCGCGTCAGTGGCAATCTGCGCCGTCCCCGGCGCTACCACCGCGGTCTGCTGAGAACCATGTACCTGTCGGCCATGGTGAGCCTTCAGTGCTGCCCTGTGTCGAAGGCGTTCTACGACCGGAAACGGAGCGAGGGCAAGGGCCACAAGCAGGCCCTGCTGGCTCTCGCACGCCGACGCCTCAATGTCCTGTGGGCGATGATCCGTGACGGAAAGCAGTTCCATGCTTCACCCCCCGTCACACTGGCGGCTTGA
- a CDS encoding acyltransferase family protein — MQDSYDGTFPGPAAAPGYPDGGPTATKPGRGSGLGPGSSSQPGWGSEPGSALDSASNSASGAAPDSASAPAKRSGPVRDRYFDLLRALALFRVVLYHLTGWAWLPLVFPSMGVMFALAGNLMARSLKRPAPQVIRSRIRRLIPPIWLLGAIGVTGMVLQGWGPDEDGHPGWWLLHLTFWILPISDPPYAEGLPGIHGFIGDNWASDLAGPLWYVRAYLWYVLLSPFLLRALRALPVATIAAPIALSAAFQLEYLSLPGERIPSALTDFSTFGACWILGMAHQEGILQRLPRYVVPSVAPAIALLGLWYATNHNFTEGHDLDSIPLAQALWSCGTVMLLLHFSPSWSEWPRRLRRWDKPITLLNSRAVTIYLWHNICILVAATQVDRLWNYDVMWQNASWLLESPWPALALTWVLIGACVFSFGWAEDLAAKRRPQLWPTGSKKKPVAGSRGHRAGAR; from the coding sequence ATGCAGGACTCGTACGACGGGACGTTCCCCGGCCCCGCGGCGGCACCGGGTTACCCGGACGGCGGTCCGACGGCGACGAAGCCGGGACGGGGTTCGGGGCTGGGGCCGGGTTCGAGTTCGCAACCGGGCTGGGGTTCGGAACCGGGCTCGGCCTTGGATTCGGCGTCGAACTCCGCTTCGGGCGCTGCTCCGGACTCCGCTTCGGCGCCGGCGAAGCGGTCGGGCCCCGTCCGGGACCGATACTTCGACCTGCTCCGGGCGCTCGCCCTCTTCCGGGTGGTGCTCTACCACCTGACGGGCTGGGCCTGGCTGCCGCTGGTGTTCCCGTCCATGGGCGTGATGTTCGCGTTGGCCGGCAACCTGATGGCCCGCTCGCTGAAGCGCCCGGCCCCGCAGGTCATCCGCAGCCGTATCCGCCGCCTCATCCCCCCGATCTGGCTGCTGGGCGCGATCGGCGTCACCGGCATGGTCCTCCAGGGCTGGGGCCCGGACGAGGACGGCCACCCGGGCTGGTGGCTGCTCCACCTCACCTTCTGGATCCTCCCGATCAGCGATCCGCCGTACGCCGAGGGGCTGCCCGGAATCCACGGCTTCATCGGCGACAACTGGGCCTCGGACCTGGCGGGCCCGCTCTGGTACGTGCGTGCGTACCTCTGGTACGTACTGCTGTCGCCGTTCCTGCTCCGCGCCCTGCGTGCGCTGCCGGTGGCGACGATCGCGGCGCCGATCGCGCTGTCGGCGGCGTTCCAGCTCGAGTACCTGTCGCTCCCCGGTGAGCGGATCCCTTCGGCGTTGACGGACTTCAGCACGTTCGGAGCGTGCTGGATCCTCGGCATGGCGCACCAGGAGGGAATCCTCCAGCGGCTCCCGCGCTATGTGGTCCCGTCGGTCGCCCCGGCCATCGCCCTGCTGGGCCTCTGGTACGCCACGAACCACAACTTCACCGAGGGCCACGACCTGGACAGCATCCCGCTGGCCCAGGCCCTCTGGTCCTGCGGCACCGTGATGCTCCTGCTGCACTTCAGCCCGTCCTGGTCGGAATGGCCACGCAGGCTGCGCCGCTGGGACAAGCCGATCACCCTCCTCAACTCCCGTGCCGTGACGATCTATCTCTGGCACAACATCTGCATCCTCGTCGCGGCGACCCAGGTGGACCGCCTGTGGAACTACGACGTGATGTGGCAGAACGCCTCCTGGCTCCTGGAAAGCCCCTGGCCCGCCTTGGCCCTCACCTGGGTCCTCATCGGAGCCTGCGTCTTCTCCTTCGGCTGGGCGGAGGACCTGGCGGCGAAACGTCGGCCACAGCTGTGGCCGACGGGCTCGAAGAAGAAGCCGGTCGCCGGCTCGCGGGGACATCGGGCGGGGGCGCGGTAG
- a CDS encoding MFS transporter — protein sequence MPRPPRPSLQQPPRPYPRPRPDVRTAIPAVTADSLVVADFGPRRRAPGPDPGPKRPRRDPDPHGSSPYRSSPPESSLHPRNPYRRLFTIPGTRAFTLGNLIARLPMGMFSVSAVIMIAGARGSYALAGAVTATGLAATAVVAPWTARLVDRYGQARIAVPATGIAALGSLALVLCVRYGAPDWTLFAAYAATATTPNTGGMSRARWAHLLKGDPVRLHTANSFEQAADELCFMLGPVLAAFLCGALFPEAGTLVGVALLLTGVLTFAAQRSTEPPAQGRTTTATRSPALAPGMPPLLVGFLATGAVFGSMEVVTIAFADAQGHRAAAGMVLGLQAAGSCAAGLLYGALKPASPAERRHPWSLAAMALLMWLPLLAASLTGSLVVLAGALLVAGMATAPAMVTGMTLVQHRTPEGRLNEGMTLAVTGLLGGIACGAAAGGWVVEHVSATAGYGVPVAAAAAALLISVTTRAGRRAPAPASAPTQAHTHTQAPDPDPDPDQAQPRARR from the coding sequence ATGCCGCGACCACCCCGACCATCCCTTCAGCAGCCCCCTCGGCCGTACCCCCGGCCCCGCCCCGACGTACGTACGGCCATCCCCGCCGTCACCGCCGACAGCCTGGTGGTGGCCGACTTCGGACCGCGGCGACGGGCCCCCGGCCCCGACCCCGGCCCGAAACGGCCTCGGCGCGACCCCGACCCGCACGGAAGCAGCCCGTACCGAAGCAGCCCGCCCGAAAGCAGCCTCCACCCCCGCAACCCGTACCGCCGCCTCTTCACCATCCCCGGCACCCGGGCCTTCACCCTCGGGAATCTGATCGCGCGGCTCCCCATGGGCATGTTCAGCGTGAGCGCGGTGATCATGATCGCGGGGGCGCGGGGCTCGTACGCGCTCGCCGGTGCCGTCACCGCGACCGGGCTGGCGGCGACAGCGGTCGTGGCGCCCTGGACCGCCCGGCTGGTCGACCGGTACGGGCAGGCGCGGATCGCCGTACCCGCGACGGGGATCGCGGCGCTCGGCTCGCTCGCGCTGGTGCTCTGCGTCCGGTACGGGGCGCCCGACTGGACGCTGTTCGCCGCGTACGCCGCCACGGCCACCACGCCCAACACCGGCGGTATGTCCCGGGCGCGCTGGGCGCATCTGCTGAAGGGCGATCCGGTACGCCTCCACACCGCGAACTCCTTCGAACAGGCCGCCGACGAGCTGTGTTTCATGCTCGGGCCGGTACTGGCCGCGTTCCTGTGCGGGGCCCTGTTCCCGGAGGCCGGCACCCTCGTCGGGGTCGCCCTGCTGCTGACCGGCGTACTGACCTTCGCCGCCCAGCGCTCGACGGAACCGCCCGCGCAGGGCCGTACGACCACAGCCACCCGGTCGCCGGCCCTGGCGCCCGGCATGCCGCCGCTGCTGGTCGGGTTCCTCGCCACCGGTGCGGTGTTCGGCTCGATGGAGGTGGTGACGATCGCGTTCGCCGACGCGCAGGGGCACCGGGCGGCGGCGGGCATGGTCCTCGGGCTCCAGGCGGCCGGATCATGCGCCGCCGGGCTCCTCTACGGGGCTCTGAAACCGGCGAGCCCGGCCGAACGACGCCACCCGTGGAGCCTCGCCGCGATGGCCCTGCTGATGTGGCTGCCGCTGCTGGCCGCCTCGCTCACGGGTTCCCTCGTGGTGCTCGCCGGGGCTCTGCTGGTGGCCGGGATGGCGACCGCCCCCGCCATGGTCACGGGCATGACCCTGGTCCAGCACCGCACGCCCGAGGGCCGGTTGAACGAGGGGATGACCCTGGCGGTGACGGGGCTGCTGGGCGGGATCGCCTGCGGGGCCGCGGCCGGCGGATGGGTCGTGGAGCACGTGTCGGCGACCGCCGGATACGGAGTACCGGTCGCGGCGGCGGCAGCCGCCCTCCTGATCTCCGTCACGACGAGGGCGGGCCGCCGGGCCCCGGCCCCGGCCTCAGCCCCAACCCAAGCCCACACCCACACCCAGGCCCCGGACCCGGACCCGGACCCGGACCAAGCCCAGCCCCGGGCCCGCCGCTGA